A genomic region of Gemmata massiliana contains the following coding sequences:
- a CDS encoding tyrosine-type recombinase/integrase encodes MSKANAKADPRRQRRPLTEVELSRLLNVARTRPLDSKLAINRGGRKGQAGARLTDATRAALIRAGCERALVYKTLVLTGLRKSELESITVGQVRLDDRPHIALAAADEKARRGALVPLRTDLADDLRNWLAERLDEVQSKARLAGQSIPPALPSDTLLFCVLLHLIRNLKKDLTAAGIPVRDDQGFVIDPHSMRHTLATMLAKGGAAPRITQELMRHSDPRLTANVYTHLGLSDTRSALDSLPSLSGSVFAGAGPLAPQLALTPYKRGQNGPPSDKLAESEGVRPIPNGLDAKPGNVNENSPPTTAVISGPSQIKLTQEVAAVGFEPTTSRLLHLNKLLKK; translated from the coding sequence TTGTCGAAGGCGAACGCAAAAGCAGATCCACGCCGCCAGCGCCGACCGCTTACCGAAGTCGAACTCAGCCGATTGCTCAACGTCGCTCGGACGCGACCGCTCGACTCGAAACTAGCCATCAACCGAGGGGGAAGAAAGGGACAGGCGGGCGCCCGGCTCACAGACGCGACCCGCGCGGCCCTAATCCGTGCCGGTTGCGAGCGGGCACTCGTCTACAAGACGCTCGTTCTCACCGGGTTGCGTAAAAGTGAACTCGAATCGATCACGGTCGGGCAGGTACGTCTCGACGATCGCCCACACATCGCTCTTGCTGCGGCCGACGAAAAGGCCCGCCGCGGCGCGCTGGTGCCTCTCCGTACCGACTTGGCCGACGACCTACGGAACTGGCTGGCTGAACGGCTCGATGAGGTCCAGAGTAAAGCACGGCTCGCCGGGCAGTCGATCCCGCCTGCGCTCCCCTCAGACACCTTGCTCTTCTGCGTCCTGCTGCACCTGATTCGGAACCTCAAGAAAGACCTCACCGCGGCCGGCATCCCGGTGCGAGACGATCAAGGGTTCGTGATCGACCCGCATTCGATGCGGCACACCCTCGCCACAATGCTCGCCAAAGGTGGGGCTGCACCCCGTATCACTCAAGAGTTGATGCGGCATTCCGACCCGCGGCTCACGGCCAATGTGTACACCCATCTGGGCCTGTCAGACACGCGATCCGCACTCGATTCTCTGCCGTCGTTGTCGGGTTCGGTTTTCGCCGGTGCTGGTCCGCTTGCACCACAGCTTGCACTGACTCCGTACAAGCGGGGGCAAAATGGGCCACCGTCTGACAAGTTGGCAGAGTCTGAAGGAGTACGCCCAATCCCGAACGGATTGGACGCAAAGCCTGGAAATGTCAACGAAAATAGCCCGCCGACAACAGCTGTCATCAGCGGGCCATCTCAAATCAAACTAACACAAGAAGTTGCGGCGGTAGGATTTGAACCTACGACCTCCAGGTTATTACATCTAAATAAATTACTTAAAAAATAA
- a CDS encoding IS701 family transposase yields the protein MKTYTPNLDAAVLERLREYAALFAPDFPQAKPARWAGVYLHGLLTDGARKSIEPLSHRVPLPAGLTSTDPEQALQQFVSQSPWDHEAVLRRYRAQVGATFAHPDAVFVIDDTTFPKQGRHSVGVQRQYCGALGKKANCQAAVSIHYAAPMGHYPLALRLFLPESWVADAGRLKRAGVPQEHRRERTKGQIALDLLDRVRGEGLPGRVVLADAGYGVSGDFRQALADRGLHYIVGVTDEAVVFTTPPVWDRPAGRGRVGPAGGRPQSNPQLRPDSPRPVRLRDVAARTPLRRVTWRVGTKGRMSGRFAWVRVWPGFGWKRGACAGSDPVWLLIEEQADGVKYAFSNLPTGTSRLRAVRLWKSRWHVEQGYQQMKEELGLDHFEGRSWRGFHHHAAMVMLAYGFLLLERERARVERERAADGPSPRKKGSPSRR from the coding sequence ATGAAGACATACACCCCGAACCTCGACGCGGCCGTTCTCGAGCGCCTGCGCGAGTACGCGGCCCTATTTGCCCCCGACTTTCCCCAGGCCAAGCCCGCACGGTGGGCCGGGGTATACCTGCACGGGCTGCTCACCGACGGCGCTCGGAAAAGCATCGAACCCCTGTCCCACCGGGTACCGCTGCCCGCCGGGCTGACCAGCACGGACCCCGAACAGGCGCTCCAGCAGTTCGTGAGCCAGAGCCCGTGGGACCACGAGGCCGTCCTGCGCCGCTACCGCGCCCAAGTGGGCGCCACGTTCGCCCACCCCGACGCGGTGTTCGTGATCGACGACACCACGTTCCCGAAGCAAGGGCGGCACTCGGTCGGGGTGCAAAGGCAATACTGCGGGGCGCTCGGGAAGAAGGCCAATTGCCAGGCCGCGGTCTCGATCCACTACGCCGCCCCGATGGGGCACTACCCACTCGCCTTGCGGCTGTTCCTTCCCGAGTCGTGGGTGGCCGACGCCGGCCGCCTGAAGCGGGCCGGGGTGCCGCAAGAGCACCGCCGGGAGCGCACGAAGGGGCAAATCGCGCTGGACCTGTTGGACCGGGTTCGGGGCGAGGGGTTGCCGGGCCGTGTGGTCCTGGCCGACGCCGGGTACGGTGTGTCCGGGGACTTCCGTCAAGCCCTGGCCGATCGCGGGCTACACTACATCGTCGGGGTGACGGACGAGGCCGTTGTGTTCACCACCCCGCCGGTCTGGGATCGACCGGCGGGACGCGGCAGGGTCGGACCAGCCGGCGGGCGGCCGCAGTCCAACCCCCAGTTGCGGCCAGACTCGCCCCGCCCGGTCCGGTTGCGAGACGTGGCCGCCCGCACCCCGCTCCGGCGGGTGACTTGGCGCGTGGGGACGAAGGGGCGGATGTCGGGCCGGTTCGCCTGGGTGCGGGTATGGCCCGGGTTCGGGTGGAAGCGGGGTGCGTGCGCCGGTTCCGACCCGGTGTGGTTGCTAATCGAGGAGCAGGCCGACGGCGTCAAGTACGCCTTCTCGAACCTGCCGACGGGGACGAGCCGCCTGCGGGCCGTCCGCCTGTGGAAGAGCCGGTGGCATGTGGAACAGGGGTACCAGCAGATGAAGGAGGAGTTGGGTCTGGACCACTTCGAGGGGCGCTCGTGGCGCGGGTTCCACCACCACGCCGCGATGGTTATGCTGGCTTACGGGTTCCTGCTCTTGGAGCGGGAGCGTGCTCGCGTCGAACGGGAGCGGGCGGCCGACGGGCCGAGCCCGCGAAAAAAGGGGAGCCCGAGCCGCCGCTGA
- a CDS encoding helix-turn-helix domain-containing protein: protein MSARRPEPGSPWAKHCPDAWPREWLDASGALPTGFTRAADPLEADLITGRMTEAAFLAVIGAPPVRAPAQRRDRTRKPNPVVAKVLGYRRFFDGLPGLAPRLSPGAVALWCWLWTCERKGRSRYSVRKLATRFGAGLTTIVNRLKELREAGFIRVVRRGRTGQTCTVVRIRATPKRQPDPA from the coding sequence ATGAGCGCACGCCGACCCGAACCCGGTTCGCCGTGGGCGAAGCACTGCCCGGATGCTTGGCCGCGGGAGTGGCTCGACGCGAGTGGCGCGTTGCCCACGGGATTCACCCGCGCGGCCGATCCGCTCGAAGCCGACCTCATCACCGGTCGCATGACCGAAGCGGCGTTCTTGGCCGTGATCGGTGCGCCACCGGTACGGGCACCAGCTCAGCGACGAGACCGAACACGCAAGCCGAACCCCGTCGTCGCAAAGGTGCTTGGCTACCGCCGGTTCTTCGACGGGTTGCCGGGCTTGGCCCCGCGGCTCTCGCCCGGTGCGGTCGCGCTCTGGTGCTGGCTGTGGACGTGCGAGCGGAAGGGGCGCTCTCGGTATTCGGTGCGAAAATTGGCGACGCGGTTCGGGGCGGGGTTAACGACCATCGTGAACCGGCTAAAAGAACTCCGCGAAGCCGGGTTCATCCGGGTCGTTCGGCGCGGGCGCACCGGGCAGACGTGTACCGTGGTGCGCATCCGGGCGACCCCGAAACGTCAACCCGATCCGGCCTGA